A DNA window from Daucus carota subsp. sativus chromosome 3, DH1 v3.0, whole genome shotgun sequence contains the following coding sequences:
- the LOC108213391 gene encoding NAC transcription factor 56, protein MESTDSSGGSQQQPQLPPGFRFHPTDEELVLHYLKKKAASAPLPVAIIAEVDLYKFDPWELPAKASFGEQEWYFFSPRDRKYPNGARPNRAATSGYWKATGTDKPVLSSGGTQKVGVKKALVFYGGRPPKGIKSNWIMHEYRLADNNKSTNMKPPGCDIANNKKGSLRLDDWVLCRIYKKNNSQRPLMEHESCDSMGDMILGSIKSEPCVQIGQQHPKLPGSYGAMLENEQSMLQSAPNLASLMSMKRGLFWEEDGGPSLANKRFLTADHQNDEEGKTVQDDNGSISMASFLGQFPQSTQADEAMHQQGPMLGNLGDGAYREQHNFNQLQSNMNWYT, encoded by the exons ATGGAAAGTACAGATTCATCGGGAGGGTCTCAGCAGCAGCCGCAGCTGCCACCAGGCTTTCGCTTTCACCCCACCGATGAAGAGCTCGTCCTTCACTACCTTAAGAAAAAGGCCGCCTCTGCTCCTCTCCCTGTGGCCATCATCGCTGAAGTCGATCTCTATAAATTCGATCCATGGGAATTGCCAG CTAAGGCTTCATTTGGAGAACAGGAATGGTACTTTTTCAGTCCAAGAGATCGGAAGTACCCGAACGGAGCCAGGCCGAATCGGGCAGCAACTTCAGGGTATTGGAAGGCCACAGGAACGGATAAGCCCGTGCTCAGCTCTGGAGGAACTCAGAAGGTTGGTGTGAAGAAGGCACTTGTTTTTTACGGAGGGAGGCCGCCTAAAGGGATCAAAAGTAATTGGATCATGCACGAATATCGTCTTGCTGATAATAATAAGTCTACCAACATGAAGCCTCCTGGCTGTGACATCGCCAATAATAAAAAAGGATCCCTGAGG CTTGATGATTGGGTGTTATGTCGAATCTACAAGAAGAATAATAGCCAAAGGCCGTTAATGGAACACGAAAGTTGTGACTCTATGGGAGATATGATATTAGGATCAATAAAATCAGAGCCCTGCGTTCAAATTGGGCAGCAACATCCTAAGCTTCCGGGAAGTTATGGTGCAATGCTTGAAAATGAACAAAGCATGTTGCAATCTGCGCCTAATTTAGCCAGTCTAATGTCTATGAAACGAGGTCTATTTTGGGAGGAAGACGGAGGCCCATCTTTGGCAAACAAGAGGTTCCTCACGGCAGATCATCAGAATGATGAAGAAGGAAAGACCGTGCAGGATGATAATGGCTCGATCTCCATGGCCAGCTTTTTGGGTCAGTTTCCACAAAGTACACAAGCGGATGAGGCGATGCACCAGCAGGGACCAATGCTTGGAAATCTGGGTGATGGGGCTTACAGAGAACAGCATAATTTCAATCAGTTACAATCCAACATGAACTGGTACACCTGA